A region from the Sphaerodactylus townsendi isolate TG3544 linkage group LG01, MPM_Stown_v2.3, whole genome shotgun sequence genome encodes:
- the LOC125433040 gene encoding androglobin-like: MSKLSKKKELVRSNNVLPTSIASKDLWYLTGSASVLSPSTVSAEAKKGRFPIWPEWNEMDINMEKWDAGKGGKEKDKTGRSPILHVFEDPEGKIELSPSLKVSSWRRPQEFLINKVPVIVKNETWFDLFSANEHLMDSEVRE, translated from the exons ATGTCGAAGTTAAGTAAAAAGAAGGAGTTGGTGAGAAGCAACAACGTCCTGCCAACCAGCATTGCCTCCAAAGA CCTTTGGTATCTTACTGGATCAGCCTCTGTTCTAAGTCCTTCAACAGTTTCAGCTGAAGCAAAGAAGGGAAGATTTCCTATCTGGCCAGAATGGAATGAAATGGACATAAATATGGAAAAGTGGGATGCAGGGAAAGGTGGAAAGGAAAAAGATAAAACTGGAAGAAGTCCCATTTTA CATGTCTTTGAAGACCCAGAAGGAAAGATTGAATTATCACCTTCTTTAAAAGTGAGTTCTTGGAGACGACCACAAGAATTTTTAATCAATAAG GTTCCTGTGATAGTGAAGAATGAAACTTGGTTTGACCTCTTTTCAGCCAATGAACATTTAATGGACAGTGAGGTACgtgaataa